The following nucleotide sequence is from Neokomagataea tanensis.
TCGTAGTGAATATCAGGGCATGCCAACCCCAGAGGGTCTTTTCGGGTCGCACTTAAAGTCAGGCGATTATTGGGGTCAGGAAGCGGCTCAAGGCTGATAGATAGATCAACCCCACGCGCTGCACGCCGCCTGATTTCATCATCCAGTTCCTGCCCGACCAAGCCTAGCGCAAGGGCCTGTTCTGTAGCGGGGCCTACGCGGCTAATATTATTTAAAATCATCTTATTTGCTGAGTATTTTGAGCGGAAATCGCCGCTTCGTGCTCCCACAATACAACTGGATTGTGCTGGGCCGCGACCGAACCAAAGTGGCTCATTCGCTAAAAAGGTCGCGTGAACACCCGAATGATCCATCATGTTACGACCAACTTGGTCAGATGAATTAGCAAGACCGTTTGGATTACGTTCATTCGCAGCCAAAAGCATCAAACGCGGCGTCTCTATGCCGTTACAAGCCGCCACAAAAGCCCGCGCTTCTATTTTGTGAGACTTGCGTTCAGCATCGTACCAATAGGCTGCCGTAATACGATTACGTTCATCCGTATCAAATTTATAAACAACAGCTTGATCAAGCGTAACAGCACCCGCGACTTCCGCTTTTTCAACATGCTGTATTCCACTGTACATTGCGCCTATAGGGCAAATAGGCTGACAATTGTTATTGCCACAACAAGCTGGCCGCTCCTCATACGGGGCAATGCTGCGACCTTGCGGAATAGGTACCAGGTTGAAACCATGCGGGTTCACAATTTCAGCCACGCGTTTATCCGCATAGCCAAAAGGTATCATATCGCGCGGATAAGGCCGGGAACGCTCCGATGGAGATTGCAAAGCCACGTCGTGAGGGCCCGAGACCCCCATTTCTTCTTCAGCCCTGCAATAATAAGGTTCTATATCTTCGTATGAAATTGGCCAATCACGACCAACCCCATAAGTCGAGTGCATGCGAAAATCGACGGGGAGGTGGCGCCAACACGAGGCAGCCCAATGCCAAGTCGTACCCCCAACAGTGCGTAAATAGCCTTGCTGGTAAGCCGAACCATTAGGCCCATTTAAACCAACGTAGTTATTGGGGGGGAAATATAACGGTGCCGGCGCCAAATCAGATTGAGGATATAATCCCTGAAAATCATTATGAACGCGATTATAAAATGGCATATTACGCCAACGCTCAACGAATTCTGAGCGCTTAAAACGCCGTCCTGCCTCCAAAATAACGACTGAATGCCCTGCGGATGCTAATTGATGGGCAATCATTGCCCCAACGGCGCCTGAGCCTATAACCACAACATCAGCAGTTACATTGCCATTTTGCTTGAAAACTGGGGAGTGGACCATTTTCAATGCCCCTTGCTCTTAGTGTGATCTGGGAGGTGAGGGTGCAAAGGCGCAGCGGGAGCCGGCTTAGTCTCAACGGCGACGGGAGGGGGGGCAGGAGGGGTTATTGGTTTTGGTGCGAATAATGCAATCCCCAATTCCGGCGGATCTTGTGTCCACCAACCCGGCTCAGCAAAACAATAAGTTGGGACTGGCAGGGCGTCTTTTGTGGCGCGATACATTAGCGCATCGAAATACGAGACCATAGGCGCATTCATGTGACCGCTTGCCGTACCTGTGTACCAAGCAGCAACCAGATCGTGCACATATTCTTGATGCTGATTGTCTTCAGAACGCTTTAAAACATCGTCAGGGCTCCCTCCGGGCGAAGTATAGCCCTCGAGCAAATGCACAACGTTCTCGTATTTTGGAAAGACTACCAGCAAAGCCCCAAGCATCCTATTGCTTGTAACAGGGTCCAAATTTTCCTTTCCGAGCACCACTTTAGAAATGGCATAAAATTTCTCTTTTAATGGCTCTGCAGCCGCAACAGTACTTGTCCGCCCAGCTATGCTGGCCGCCATAACGGTAGACAAAACCTGCATTAAGCGCCGTCTTGATAGACCGCCAGTACTGGAAAAAATACGAGAACTATCAGGTAACATGTTAGGCACGTCGACCGAATCAGAACACA
It contains:
- a CDS encoding GMC family oxidoreductase, whose translation is MVHSPVFKQNGNVTADVVVIGSGAVGAMIAHQLASAGHSVVILEAGRRFKRSEFVERWRNMPFYNRVHNDFQGLYPQSDLAPAPLYFPPNNYVGLNGPNGSAYQQGYLRTVGGTTWHWAASCWRHLPVDFRMHSTYGVGRDWPISYEDIEPYYCRAEEEMGVSGPHDVALQSPSERSRPYPRDMIPFGYADKRVAEIVNPHGFNLVPIPQGRSIAPYEERPACCGNNNCQPICPIGAMYSGIQHVEKAEVAGAVTLDQAVVYKFDTDERNRITAAYWYDAERKSHKIEARAFVAACNGIETPRLMLLAANERNPNGLANSSDQVGRNMMDHSGVHATFLANEPLWFGRGPAQSSCIVGARSGDFRSKYSANKMILNNISRVGPATEQALALGLVGQELDDEIRRRAARGVDLSISLEPLPDPNNRLTLSATRKDPLGLACPDIHYDVGDYVREGVQAVKDQVAQIAALLGGTEVKVTTDFNANNHIMGGCIMGENNKDSVVDGWCRTHDHFNLWLPGGAAMCSASVVNTTLSMVALGLRAADSIQKAFQNGEI
- a CDS encoding sugar dehydrogenase complex small subunit, which produces MCSDSVDVPNMLPDSSRIFSSTGGLSRRRLMQVLSTVMAASIAGRTSTVAAAEPLKEKFYAISKVVLGKENLDPVTSNRMLGALLVVFPKYENVVHLLEGYTSPGGSPDDVLKRSEDNQHQEYVHDLVAAWYTGTASGHMNAPMVSYFDALMYRATKDALPVPTYCFAEPGWWTQDPPELGIALFAPKPITPPAPPPVAVETKPAPAAPLHPHLPDHTKSKGH